TTACTGCGCTGTTAGCACGTTTTATTTACAAGGAAGAATTAAAAAATTTTCAATGGGCAGCTATTGTGATTGAATTTATCGGAGTAATGGTCTTAACATTAATGAACGGAGTATTTTCAACAAATACGGGATTGTTCTGGTTATTGCTTGCGGCATTGGCTTTGAGTATTTATAATCTACTACAACGCAAACTTACTAAAACCTATACCGCATTACAAACCTCTGCTTTTAGTATTTTCTTCGGAACCATACTGCTAACAATATTTCTGCCAGCTTCAGTAAATGAAGCAATGGAGGCCCCAACTATTCAATTATTCTATATTGCAATTTTGGGGATATTCTCAAGTGCAGTTGCTTATGTTGCATGGTCCAATGCCTTTGCAAAAGCTAAGCAAACATCCCTTGTCAGTAATTATATGTTTCTTACTCCTTTTCTAACAAGCGCTTTAGGATTTGTAGTTGCTAAAGAAATTCCTGATTTTGCAACACTTATTGGCGGAGGAATTATTATATTTGGTATTTTACTTTTTTATTTTGGTGATAAAGCTTATATCAAACTAAATTAGATCATTAATATTTCATAAAAAGGCTACTAAATCAGCAACAATTATTGCAACAAGAAAGGCCCACGGCATTTGTCGTAGGTCTTTAAATCGCGTTACAGAAATAAAAAAGCAATGGCTTATTATTTATTCTTTCTCATTTTATTTTGCATTGCTTTTTTCACTGCTTCTAGCATTTCCATTTTATGTTTTCGACTAAATGCTTCAATTTTTTCTGATGACTCATGTGCTTTAATCATTGCTATTAAGGTTGCATGTTCCTCTATAGACTCTTTCCCTCTATAGGGCACAAAAGTATATATAGATTTTCTTATCTGCACCATACGTTGCCATACATTCGCCAAAGCATCAATTAGAAGCGTATTACCACAGCGATGATAAATCATTTTGTGAAACTCAGCATTGAGTTCTCCGAATTCTTCCAACCGTAATTCTTCTATAGCCACCCTCATATCAGCATTTAACTGTTCTAGCCTTTGCAAGTCCTCTTGGTTTAAATGGTCCGACGCCATGGAAGTAGCCGCTCCATCTAAGATAGCCAAAACCGTCTGGTTTTCCTCATAATCTTTTTCTTCGATCATTTTAACAACAGCACCACTATACGGAATCACTTGAATCAGATTTTCTGCTTCCAATTGTTGAATTGCCTCTCTTACAGGGATACTGCTTAAATCCAATTCTTTTTTTATATTATCAATGACAATTCGATATCCGGGTCCAAAGGTACCATTCAAAATATTGGTGCGGATATATCCATAAGCCTGTTCTTTTTTACTTATTCTTTTTTTTGTTGTATTATTAATATTTTTATCCATAATAATATATTATATCATATAATATATTATTTGGCAATTAAGATTATGTCATATAATTTCAACTCTATTCGCTGAATTTATGATAACTTATTTTGCATAATTCATCACTGTATTTTTAGCAAAAATACTACTCTCTAGAAATTAAAATTTCCATCTTCATTAAAACACCATGTATATGGTTCGCTTAAAACTTCTAGTTGTGGATGTTCCATTGCATAAGACTTTAAATTTTCCGATATCTCAATTTCTTCTACTGATATCGTATTTTTAATTCTTACCATAGTAATATTTTCCTTATCTGCTCGATTGCTGCATTTAATGCAGGCCTGAATTGCTTGTTTATCATTTTTTAATACGATTGGTATTTTCGCAGTACTTGTTACGGTGGTCGTTAAAGAATTGGCATAAGTCTGCTCAAAGTCAAATTTGTGAAAAACTCGTTCAGTTGTATAATCACTCAATCCTAATCCATTAGCTCCTCCATGGGATTCTTTCGTAATATCAAGAATGGCCATTCGTTTAAAATTTGGTACACCCACTATTTTCTCTGAAAGAAAACGTCCTAATATATTTGTATCAAACCCGGTTCCGCTAATGTTTTTCCCAATTTCGTCTACAATCATGACATCAAAAGATTTAATATACAGTTGGGGACATAATTTCTTTGCTTCTATTAACAATTCCGGCTCTCGTTTCAAGATAATATCAGTTGGTAACACTTCAATTTGAGCCGTTTCGTGATAAGGATTTTCCAAAATAGCTATACCGCATAGAATATTCGCCTTCTTTAATGCCACCTCGGCTATAGCCGGAATATTTTCAGCCATAGCATCAAATCCTTGATTATGGCAAAAATCAGCACCTTTTTGTTTCCCTAATCCAATTACAATCATTTTTTGTATGCCGCTTTCCACCCTGCCATGAAAGCTTGTATGGGGCTTGACACGATTCACTACAATTGTCCAATCAGCTTGATACGCATTACTATCAAAATAAACGGGCAATCCATTTTTTGACATGCCTATCTTTATCGGTGTTATATTGGAGTAGATAGGCGCTTTAACATATTCTTCCGTAAAACCACGACTTGTCAGAAGATCACGCTGACCTTCTGACGTAGCACCACCATGGCTTCCCATAGCAGGTACTAAAAAAGGTATTGCACCTGCTTCTTTTATAATTTCAACAATTGTCCTTACAATAAGCTGCATATTAGCAATTCCTCGGCTTCCTACTGTAATGGCAATTCGGTGACCTGGTTGTATCCGTTTCAAGACCTGTGATATCATCAGCTTGTTCCGTATTGCTCCAGCGATATCCTTTACCACTGGTCGAGAAAAATGTTGCCGGACTTTGATCACCTTGGGTATAGGAGTGGAAGACAATAATTGATCAATACTATTCACGATAAGCTCCCCCTTGGTGTAAAATAATAGATAAAAAGAGCTTCTCTGTCGAACCACCTGTCTATGTTCTAACCAGAGAAGCTCACTTTTATATTCCTACATATTTATTACTTTACAGTCTCTACGACAGAAGCTTGTATCGTTTCCTCTGTTAATTCTTGACCAATGCCTGGCAATTCCGGTACATCATAGTAGCCATTTTGTGGTTGGTAATTATACTTACAAGATTTAGTATTCGCATCGAGTAACGCATATCGATGCAATTCATGAATCTGGAAATTCGGAATCGCTGCTTCCATTTGCAATGCTGCCGCAGTAGAAATTGGGCCGCCGCATACATGGATTTGTACAGACACGTCGTATACATGCGCCATGTCGCAGACTTTTTTAATTTCCGTAATACCGCCGCAAGTACAAATATCCGGTTGAATAACATCAAGTGAACCATTTTCAAAAAACGGCCGATATCCCCAACGGGTATAAATCCGTTCTCCCGCTGCTATCGGAATATTTACATGATCAGCAACTTTTTTCATCTGTTTAGGATTCAGCGGCATTACTGGTTCTTCAAAATAGTATACACCTAACTCTTCAATCATTTTGCCGAATTGGATAGCGGCTGTCGTGTCGGTAAAAGAATGCATTTCCACAATAATATCAATTTTATTCCCTATTCTTTCCCGAACAGCTTTCAAACGATCATATCCAAGTCGCAATACGCTATCCGACAGTACTCCGTTTAAATTACGTTGATTCCAGTTTCCTTCTTCATCCATAGCAAGCACATCAATTTTAATGGCATCATACCCCTCAGCCACCGCAACTGCGGCGGTTTCCGCATACTCTTCCGGTTTCACCAGCATCGATTTTTGACTACCTTGGCCCCAACCAAATTGTAATTGGCTGGCATACGTCCGGATTTTACTACGGGTCTTACCACCTAAAAGCTGATATACCGGAGTCTGCAAAATCTTACCCTTAAGGTCCCATAATGCAATATCTATGCCGCTCATGGCAGCAGTGAAAACTGTGCCGCCGCCTTGTCCCCAAA
The sequence above is a segment of the Veillonellales bacterium genome. Coding sequences within it:
- a CDS encoding DMT family transporter — its product is MNILRISDSFHPYAIITIIFWSLAYVLTRLTLQYFSVFSLGFLRYFVASCTLLIFAFLSKMKPPCKRDFLWFLGSGAFGFFFYMITFNTGMKTVTASTSSVIIATVPIITALLARFIYKEELKNFQWAAIVIEFIGVMVLTLMNGVFSTNTGLFWLLLAALALSIYNLLQRKLTKTYTALQTSAFSIFFGTILLTIFLPASVNEAMEAPTIQLFYIAILGIFSSAVAYVAWSNAFAKAKQTSLVSNYMFLTPFLTSALGFVVAKEIPDFATLIGGGIIIFGILLFYFGDKAYIKLN
- a CDS encoding GntR family transcriptional regulator — translated: MDKNINNTTKKRISKKEQAYGYIRTNILNGTFGPGYRIVIDNIKKELDLSSIPVREAIQQLEAENLIQVIPYSGAVVKMIEEKDYEENQTVLAILDGAATSMASDHLNQEDLQRLEQLNADMRVAIEELRLEEFGELNAEFHKMIYHRCGNTLLIDALANVWQRMVQIRKSIYTFVPYRGKESIEEHATLIAMIKAHESSEKIEAFSRKHKMEMLEAVKKAMQNKMRKNK
- a CDS encoding lactate racemase domain-containing protein, coding for MNSIDQLLSSTPIPKVIKVRQHFSRPVVKDIAGAIRNKLMISQVLKRIQPGHRIAITVGSRGIANMQLIVRTIVEIIKEAGAIPFLVPAMGSHGGATSEGQRDLLTSRGFTEEYVKAPIYSNITPIKIGMSKNGLPVYFDSNAYQADWTIVVNRVKPHTSFHGRVESGIQKMIVIGLGKQKGADFCHNQGFDAMAENIPAIAEVALKKANILCGIAILENPYHETAQIEVLPTDIILKREPELLIEAKKLCPQLYIKSFDVMIVDEIGKNISGTGFDTNILGRFLSEKIVGVPNFKRMAILDITKESHGGANGLGLSDYTTERVFHKFDFEQTYANSLTTTVTSTAKIPIVLKNDKQAIQACIKCSNRADKENITMVRIKNTISVEEIEISENLKSYAMEHPQLEVLSEPYTWCFNEDGNFNF
- a CDS encoding mandelate racemase/muconate lactonizing enzyme family protein, with the translated sequence MKITSVDIIDVANDFSSATSKWRPVVVKINTDEGISGFGEVGLAYGVGASAGFGMAKDLAKIIIGMDPRNNEEIWNKMQKKTFWGQGGGTVFTAAMSGIDIALWDLKGKILQTPVYQLLGGKTRSKIRTYASQLQFGWGQGSQKSMLVKPEEYAETAAVAVAEGYDAIKIDVLAMDEEGNWNQRNLNGVLSDSVLRLGYDRLKAVRERIGNKIDIIVEMHSFTDTTAAIQFGKMIEELGVYYFEEPVMPLNPKQMKKVADHVNIPIAAGERIYTRWGYRPFFENGSLDVIQPDICTCGGITEIKKVCDMAHVYDVSVQIHVCGGPISTAAALQMEAAIPNFQIHELHRYALLDANTKSCKYNYQPQNGYYDVPELPGIGQELTEETIQASVVETVK